A genomic stretch from Longimicrobium sp. includes:
- a CDS encoding M20/M25/M40 family metallo-hydrolase has product MIIRNLAFALAAVVLATGAAAAQDPTYAVRAAAPAGLSRAQAQASTLAHLQNLIRINTQNPPGNELATALYFDSVLSRVPGVETHVLRVPTDSTRANFVARLRARNARQKPVLVMGHMDVVGADTSKWETDPFEPTFRDGYLYGRGAIDDKGMLAATLTAFVQLAAQRDRLDRDIIFFGTAGEEGGPPVGVDWVIENHRALIGDAEFALNEGGRIRVMDGQIRTVNIQTTEKVAYNVVARATGPSGHGSVPLAGNALAALARAVTRVHEWRAPVRLIETTRLYFQRLATIEQNAEVKRAMQDISSEGASREQIDRAAAVLSRDPLHNAVLRTGTSLTLLNGGFRTNVIPSEGRATFNVRILPGEDITEVVRMMNQAGGEPSVTFALDGDPAQAPPPSPVSTELFQAMEQSARTMAPGATVLPFMSTGATDGAALRAIGIPTYGILPMPMPIEDELRMHGDNERVPVGALGWATEYLYRVLQRVAS; this is encoded by the coding sequence ATGATCATTCGCAATCTGGCGTTCGCCCTCGCGGCCGTCGTCCTCGCGACGGGTGCCGCAGCCGCGCAGGACCCCACGTACGCGGTGCGCGCCGCCGCGCCCGCGGGGCTCAGCCGCGCGCAGGCGCAGGCCTCCACGCTGGCGCACCTGCAGAACCTCATCCGCATCAACACGCAGAACCCGCCCGGCAACGAGTTGGCGACGGCGCTGTACTTCGATTCGGTGCTCAGCCGTGTTCCGGGGGTGGAGACGCACGTGCTCCGCGTTCCGACGGACAGCACGCGCGCCAACTTCGTCGCGCGCCTCCGCGCCCGGAACGCGCGCCAGAAGCCGGTGCTGGTGATGGGCCACATGGACGTGGTGGGCGCCGACACCAGCAAGTGGGAGACGGACCCGTTCGAGCCCACCTTCCGCGACGGCTACCTGTACGGACGCGGCGCCATCGACGACAAGGGAATGCTGGCCGCCACGCTGACGGCCTTCGTCCAACTCGCCGCGCAGCGCGACCGGCTGGACCGCGACATCATCTTCTTCGGCACGGCGGGCGAGGAGGGCGGGCCGCCGGTGGGCGTGGACTGGGTGATCGAGAACCACCGCGCGCTGATCGGCGACGCCGAGTTCGCGCTGAACGAGGGCGGGCGAATCCGGGTGATGGACGGGCAGATCCGCACCGTCAACATCCAGACGACCGAGAAGGTGGCGTACAACGTGGTGGCGCGTGCTACCGGGCCCAGCGGACACGGCAGCGTTCCGCTCGCCGGCAACGCCCTTGCCGCGCTGGCCCGCGCCGTCACCCGCGTGCACGAGTGGCGCGCCCCCGTGCGGCTGATCGAGACCACGCGGCTGTACTTTCAGCGCCTGGCCACCATCGAGCAGAACGCGGAGGTCAAGCGGGCGATGCAGGACATCTCGTCCGAAGGCGCCTCGCGCGAGCAGATCGACCGTGCCGCGGCCGTCCTTTCGCGCGACCCGCTGCACAACGCCGTCCTGCGCACCGGCACCTCGCTGACCCTGCTGAACGGGGGATTCCGCACGAACGTGATCCCCTCGGAGGGGCGGGCCACGTTCAACGTGCGCATCCTTCCCGGCGAAGACATCACCGAGGTGGTGCGGATGATGAACCAGGCCGGCGGTGAGCCGAGCGTGACCTTTGCGCTGGACGGCGACCCCGCGCAGGCGCCGCCCCCGTCGCCCGTATCCACCGAACTCTTCCAGGCGATGGAGCAGTCGGCGCGGACGATGGCGCCCGGGGCCACGGTGCTCCCCTTCATGTCCACCGGCGCCACGGACGGCGCGGCGCTGCGGGCCATCGGCATTCCCACCTACGGGATACTGCCGATGCCCATGCCCATCGAGGACGAGCTGAGGATGCACGGCGACAACGAGCGCGTTCCCGTCGGTGCGCTGGGCTGGGCCACGGAGTACCTGTACCGCGTGCTGCAGCGGGTGGCCAGCTGA
- a CDS encoding outer membrane beta-barrel protein, with protein sequence MKKTVSLLLAASFLAVAAPAAAQLPVSVELRLDAGIPTGDAADLVDTGVGFGVRASLDLAPTFALYGGYSQFSFDYDDDTVLGDEEVELEGFELGGRVGLGTGGGVANPYAMLGALFHEDETGLEAGLGADYAVSYNLSVTPEVRYRTIDDFNYISLGLGARFRF encoded by the coding sequence ATGAAAAAGACAGTGTCACTTCTGCTCGCGGCCTCGTTCCTGGCCGTGGCCGCTCCCGCGGCGGCGCAGCTTCCCGTGAGCGTGGAGCTTCGCCTGGATGCGGGGATCCCCACCGGCGACGCCGCCGACTTGGTGGACACCGGCGTGGGCTTCGGCGTGCGCGCCTCGCTGGACCTGGCGCCCACCTTCGCCCTCTACGGGGGCTACTCGCAGTTCAGCTTCGACTACGACGACGACACCGTCCTGGGAGACGAGGAGGTGGAGCTGGAGGGATTCGAACTGGGCGGGCGCGTGGGGCTGGGCACCGGCGGCGGGGTCGCCAACCCGTACGCCATGCTGGGCGCCCTCTTCCACGAGGACGAAACGGGGCTGGAGGCCGGCCTGGGCGCGGACTACGCGGTCAGCTACAACCTTTCGGTGACCCCCGAGGTGCGCTACCGCACCATCGACGACTTCAACTACATCTCCCTGGGCCTGGGCGCGCGCTTCCGCTTCTGA
- a CDS encoding Ig-like domain-containing protein — protein MNRSRWHLAVPVLFALLSACDSPATIQPVASISIAPAEPVLMLGDTLRMAAIPRDGAGNMNGGHAVTWSSSAPGIVSVSSAGLLTAQGWGTATIAAAAGGQSVTVPVTVRRRPPVVTGLTISPGEANVGTADAPVEFAITAQAEGGMASISLQLESVRPGAFNHQWQACSTGPVPAMGTSRAGTWKCAIQLPRSSVGGDWRVKSLGATDSAGTRTIYSDAQLAATGMNPVLKVQSPNEDVTPPVATALSVQPATVNLATGAKVVEFTFTTTDAASGMWRGSVGISPPGTGVGWGCGGGPLEGEGVATGTFKCSIPVPANAAAGKWTITLEVLDMTRNLRQYRSEQLQAAGLVHEITVTN, from the coding sequence ATGAACCGTTCACGCTGGCACCTTGCCGTCCCGGTCCTGTTCGCGCTGCTTTCGGCCTGCGATTCTCCCGCCACGATCCAGCCGGTAGCCTCGATTTCCATCGCTCCCGCTGAGCCCGTGCTCATGCTTGGCGACACGCTGCGCATGGCCGCCATTCCGAGGGACGGGGCCGGCAACATGAACGGCGGCCATGCGGTGACGTGGTCCAGTTCGGCGCCCGGCATCGTCTCGGTCAGCAGCGCAGGCCTCCTGACCGCGCAGGGCTGGGGCACGGCCACGATCGCCGCCGCCGCGGGCGGGCAGAGCGTGACGGTGCCGGTCACGGTGCGGCGCCGGCCCCCGGTGGTGACGGGCCTCACGATCTCGCCCGGCGAGGCGAACGTCGGGACGGCGGACGCTCCGGTGGAGTTCGCGATCACCGCCCAGGCGGAGGGGGGTATGGCGTCGATCAGTCTGCAGCTGGAGTCGGTGCGCCCCGGTGCCTTCAACCACCAGTGGCAGGCCTGCTCCACGGGGCCGGTGCCGGCCATGGGCACGTCGCGGGCAGGCACGTGGAAGTGTGCCATCCAGCTTCCCCGGAGTTCCGTGGGCGGCGATTGGAGGGTGAAGAGCCTTGGAGCGACCGACAGCGCGGGAACCAGGACCATCTATTCCGACGCGCAACTGGCCGCCACCGGGATGAACCCCGTCCTGAAGGTGCAGAGCCCGAACGAGGACGTCACGCCGCCCGTGGCTACCGCGCTTTCGGTGCAGCCGGCGACCGTGAACCTCGCGACGGGCGCAAAGGTCGTGGAATTCACCTTTACCACCACGGACGCTGCATCAGGGATGTGGAGGGGTTCCGTCGGGATCAGCCCGCCGGGCACCGGCGTGGGATGGGGGTGCGGCGGTGGGCCGCTGGAAGGCGAAGGGGTGGCGACGGGCACGTTCAAGTGCTCCATCCCCGTGCCCGCCAACGCCGCGGCGGGCAAGTGGACGATCACGCTGGAGGTGCTCGACATGACGCGCAACCTCCGGCAGTATCGCTCCGAGCAGCTGCAGGCCGCCGGCCTTGTGCACGAGATCACCGTCACGAACTGA
- a CDS encoding FitA-like ribbon-helix-helix domain-containing protein, which translates to MPSLTIKSIPDDLLNRLRESADEHRRSLNSEVLHRLERSVGSLAMDPEAFLARVRRIQDRTNLPPLTDELLERSRREGRP; encoded by the coding sequence ATGCCGAGCCTGACGATAAAGTCCATTCCGGATGACCTTCTGAATCGGTTGCGCGAGAGCGCGGACGAGCATCGCCGCAGCCTGAACAGCGAAGTGCTCCATCGCCTGGAGCGGTCTGTTGGCAGCCTGGCCATGGACCCCGAGGCATTCCTCGCCCGCGTTCGCCGGATCCAGGATCGCACGAACCTTCCTCCGCTCACCGACGAACTGCTGGAGCGAAGCCGCCGCGAGGGGCGGCCATGA
- a CDS encoding type II toxin-antitoxin system VapC family toxin translates to MIVADSNLIAYLLIRGDRTAEAEAVLLRDPAWTAPLLWRSEFRNVLALYVRQKHLSLRDAVQYMQEAETLLEGSEYQVESAPVLRLAEQTGRSAYDCEFVHLAQDLGVVLVTSDKRVLQSFPSVAVSMANFVT, encoded by the coding sequence ATGATCGTCGCCGATTCCAACCTGATTGCGTATCTTCTGATTCGGGGTGATCGGACCGCCGAAGCCGAAGCGGTACTCCTGCGGGACCCGGCCTGGACGGCGCCCCTGCTCTGGCGTAGCGAGTTCCGCAACGTCCTCGCGTTGTACGTGCGCCAGAAGCACCTTTCACTTCGGGATGCCGTGCAGTACATGCAAGAAGCCGAGACACTCCTCGAGGGGAGCGAGTACCAGGTAGAGTCGGCTCCGGTACTCCGCCTGGCCGAGCAGACCGGCCGTAGCGCCTATGATTGCGAATTCGTGCACCTTGCCCAGGATCTGGGGGTTGTCCTGGTCACTTCGGACAAGCGGGTGCTGCAATCATTCCCCTCGGTCGCGGTGTCCATGGCGAATTTCGTAACGTAG
- a CDS encoding metallophosphoesterase family protein, which produces MVPLTSSRFSCAAALIAAALLLAGCGRGGDGRDDTSLAAAGDIAGCFWRGDEATARLLDRMGGVVAPLGDVVYPHGTDAEFRRCYGPTWGRHLDRTRPAVGNHEYKTKDAAGYFRYFGARAGQAGKGWYSYQHDGWHVVVLNSEEPLEPGSEQVRWLEADLKAHPSRCTLAYFHHPRFSSGRHGGKARVADAFRVMYDHGVDVVLSGHDHHYERFAPQDPDGREDRERGIRQFVVGTGGAPSYRLRNKPVQNSEALSNNVRGVLRLVFYEDGYEWEFVPIPGRRFEDRGRGDCH; this is translated from the coding sequence ATGGTCCCGCTCACATCGTCTCGGTTCTCCTGCGCCGCGGCCCTGATTGCCGCGGCGTTGCTGCTGGCGGGCTGTGGGCGCGGCGGCGACGGCCGGGACGACACGTCGCTGGCGGCGGCGGGGGACATCGCGGGGTGCTTCTGGCGGGGCGACGAGGCGACGGCGCGGCTGCTGGACCGCATGGGCGGCGTGGTGGCGCCCCTGGGCGACGTGGTATACCCGCATGGGACGGACGCGGAGTTCCGGCGCTGCTACGGTCCCACCTGGGGCCGGCACCTGGACCGCACGCGGCCGGCCGTGGGCAACCACGAGTACAAGACGAAGGATGCGGCGGGATATTTCCGCTACTTCGGCGCGCGGGCGGGCCAGGCGGGAAAGGGATGGTACAGCTACCAGCACGACGGCTGGCACGTGGTGGTGCTGAACAGCGAGGAGCCGTTGGAGCCCGGTTCGGAGCAGGTGCGCTGGCTGGAGGCGGACCTGAAGGCGCACCCCTCGCGCTGCACGCTGGCGTACTTCCACCACCCGCGGTTCAGCTCGGGGCGGCACGGCGGCAAGGCGCGCGTGGCCGACGCGTTCCGGGTGATGTACGACCACGGCGTGGACGTGGTGCTGAGCGGCCACGACCACCACTACGAGCGCTTCGCCCCGCAGGACCCGGACGGGCGCGAGGACCGCGAGCGCGGCATCCGCCAGTTCGTCGTCGGAACCGGCGGTGCCCCCTCCTACCGGCTGCGCAACAAGCCCGTGCAAAACAGCGAGGCCCTTTCCAACAACGTCCGCGGCGTGCTGCGCCTGGTTTTTTACGAGGACGGGTACGAGTGGGAGTTCGTTCCCATCCCCGGCCGCCGCTTCGAGGACCGCGGCCGCGGCGACTGCCACTGA
- a CDS encoding alpha/beta hydrolase: MLHYRKHMLSPDHEWVVFVHGAGGSSSIWYRQVREFRKNFNVLLVDLRGHGDSQPPMLKAFEGEYTFNDLVGEIVEVLDDAGIQQAHFVGISLGCILIRILGEMAPERVKSMIMGGAIIRLNLRSRVLVGLGNAFKRVIPFMWLYRLFAWVIMPRRRHRESRSLFVSQAKKLCQKEFIRWFRLTYGVNPLLRLFEDRELPIPTLYLMGDEDYMFLPPVQRMVQRQTRFTRLEIIPESGHVVNVDRPELFNELSIGFIRQAALLPAA, from the coding sequence ATGCTGCACTACCGCAAGCACATGCTTTCACCCGACCACGAGTGGGTGGTGTTCGTGCACGGTGCCGGGGGCAGCTCGTCCATCTGGTACCGCCAGGTGCGGGAGTTCCGCAAGAACTTCAACGTGCTGCTGGTGGACCTGCGCGGCCATGGCGATTCGCAGCCGCCCATGCTCAAGGCGTTCGAGGGGGAATACACCTTCAACGACCTGGTGGGCGAGATCGTCGAGGTGCTGGACGACGCCGGGATCCAGCAGGCGCACTTCGTGGGCATCTCGCTGGGGTGCATCCTCATCCGCATCCTGGGCGAAATGGCGCCGGAGCGGGTGAAGAGCATGATCATGGGCGGCGCCATCATCCGCCTGAACCTTCGCTCGCGCGTGCTGGTGGGGCTGGGCAACGCCTTCAAGCGGGTGATCCCCTTCATGTGGCTGTACCGGCTGTTCGCCTGGGTGATCATGCCGCGGCGGCGCCATCGCGAAAGCCGCTCGCTCTTCGTCAGCCAGGCCAAGAAGCTGTGCCAGAAGGAGTTCATCCGCTGGTTCCGGCTGACGTATGGCGTAAACCCGCTGCTGCGCCTGTTCGAGGACAGGGAGCTGCCCATTCCCACGCTGTACCTGATGGGCGACGAGGACTACATGTTCCTGCCGCCGGTGCAGCGGATGGTGCAGCGGCAGACCCGGTTCACGCGGCTGGAGATCATCCCCGAGTCCGGGCACGTGGTGAACGTGGACCGCCCCGAGCTGTTCAACGAGCTGTCCATCGGCTTCATCCGCCAGGCGGCGCTTTTGCCGGCCGCTTGA
- a CDS encoding NRDE family protein produces the protein MCLIVLALDRHPRHRLVVAANRDEFYARPTAPAAWWSDVPEVLAGRDLQEGGTWMGVTRAGRFAAITNYRETAPPRPDPPSRGALVAGFLRGTMEAQAYAEEVAARGAAYNGFNLLVGDGDGVFYVSNRAEGVHRLHPGVYGLSNALLDTPWPKVQRAKAAMRSALSSPEADGWESGLWEMLGDRVIAADDHLPDTGVGADRERLLSAPFIASDVYGTRASTVLTIGSDGEVTFVERTATPDGSGEARFRFRIDG, from the coding sequence ATGTGCCTGATCGTCCTGGCCCTCGACCGGCACCCGCGCCACCGGCTGGTGGTAGCCGCCAACCGCGACGAGTTCTACGCCCGCCCCACCGCCCCCGCGGCGTGGTGGAGCGACGTGCCCGAGGTCCTCGCCGGGCGCGACCTGCAGGAGGGCGGCACCTGGATGGGCGTCACCCGCGCCGGCCGCTTCGCCGCCATCACCAACTACCGCGAGACGGCGCCGCCCCGTCCCGACCCCCCGTCGCGCGGCGCCCTGGTCGCCGGCTTCCTGCGCGGGACGATGGAGGCCCAGGCGTACGCGGAGGAGGTGGCGGCGCGCGGGGCGGCGTACAACGGCTTCAACCTGCTGGTTGGTGATGGAGACGGCGTGTTCTACGTTTCCAACCGCGCGGAGGGCGTCCACCGCCTGCACCCCGGCGTGTACGGCCTGAGCAACGCGCTCCTCGACACGCCGTGGCCCAAGGTGCAGCGCGCCAAGGCCGCCATGCGGTCCGCCCTCTCGTCCCCGGAGGCGGACGGCTGGGAGAGCGGGCTGTGGGAGATGCTGGGCGACCGCGTGATCGCCGCGGATGACCACCTTCCCGACACCGGCGTGGGCGCCGATCGCGAGCGCCTGCTGTCGGCGCCCTTCATCGCCTCCGACGTCTACGGCACCCGCGCGTCCACCGTGCTCACCATCGGCAGTGACGGCGAGGTGACGTTCGTGGAGCGCACCGCCACGCCCGACGGCTCGGGCGAAGCGCGCTTCCGTTTCCGCATCGACGGCTAG
- a CDS encoding bifunctional UDP-sugar hydrolase/5'-nucleotidase, which yields MMISFPRATARAAWLALAAAACSPAPPATAPAPEAAKRVRIVHTNDFHGRLLPQAVSQRAAGGSAVLAAHFDSAAARFAGPTVILSAGDDMQGTAISNLSWGRATIDAHNAAGYDAAAIGNHEFDWGQDTLAARVRDSRFPWLAANLFVAGTRRHPAWVRPWVMVERDGVRTAIIGVALQTTPEIVLAGRTAGLEFGPEAPAVDAAAREARAAGADFVVVTAHLGAACESAGSEPEESSAGCSGEALEMARALTEPVDLVVGGHSHRRVLTMAGSVPFAEAASYSTAYSVTDLERRGGRTAVTHRSIRVPWADQVTPDTQVARIVAAWEARVKPVTERTVATSAVAFAGRGRGEYPLGNLLADAHRVQTGADASLVNNGSIRRDLPAGPISWGTVFELQPFQNALVTLRVSGAQLKSALENAVLGAAPDAHISGMGVTWDPAAPAGRRVREVRLSDGRVVADADTVTLAVTEFLAGGGDRFTSLMEAPRTATSWIDLDALIAYLQSLPQPIAAPAVGRWRTVP from the coding sequence ATGATGATCTCGTTTCCCCGCGCGACGGCCCGTGCCGCATGGCTGGCCCTGGCCGCCGCCGCGTGCTCGCCCGCGCCTCCCGCCACCGCGCCCGCGCCCGAAGCGGCCAAGCGGGTGCGGATCGTCCACACCAACGACTTTCACGGCCGGCTGCTGCCCCAGGCGGTGTCGCAGCGCGCCGCGGGCGGGTCGGCGGTGCTGGCGGCGCACTTCGACAGCGCCGCCGCGCGCTTCGCCGGGCCCACGGTGATCCTTTCCGCGGGCGACGACATGCAGGGCACGGCCATCAGCAACCTCAGCTGGGGGCGCGCCACCATCGACGCGCACAACGCGGCGGGATACGACGCGGCGGCCATCGGCAACCACGAGTTCGACTGGGGGCAGGACACCCTGGCGGCCCGGGTACGCGACAGTCGCTTTCCCTGGCTGGCCGCCAACCTGTTCGTCGCCGGCACGCGCCGGCACCCGGCCTGGGTGCGGCCATGGGTGATGGTGGAGCGCGACGGCGTGCGTACGGCCATCATCGGCGTAGCGCTGCAGACCACCCCCGAGATCGTGCTGGCGGGGCGCACGGCGGGGCTGGAGTTCGGCCCCGAGGCGCCGGCCGTGGACGCGGCCGCGCGGGAGGCGCGCGCCGCCGGGGCGGACTTCGTGGTGGTGACCGCCCACCTGGGCGCCGCCTGCGAAAGCGCCGGCAGCGAGCCGGAGGAATCGTCGGCCGGGTGCTCGGGCGAGGCGCTGGAGATGGCGCGCGCGCTGACGGAGCCGGTAGACCTGGTGGTGGGCGGCCACTCCCACCGCCGCGTGCTGACGATGGCGGGTTCGGTTCCGTTCGCGGAGGCTGCGTCCTACTCCACCGCCTACAGCGTCACCGACCTGGAGCGCCGCGGGGGACGGACAGCCGTCACCCATCGCTCCATCCGGGTGCCCTGGGCGGACCAGGTAACGCCCGACACGCAGGTGGCGCGCATCGTCGCCGCGTGGGAGGCGCGGGTGAAGCCGGTGACCGAGCGCACCGTCGCCACTTCCGCGGTCGCGTTCGCGGGGCGTGGACGGGGCGAGTATCCGCTTGGCAACCTGCTGGCCGACGCGCACCGGGTGCAGACCGGGGCCGACGCCAGCCTGGTGAACAACGGATCCATCCGCCGCGACCTTCCGGCCGGCCCCATCAGCTGGGGAACGGTGTTCGAGCTGCAGCCCTTTCAGAACGCCCTGGTCACCCTGCGCGTCTCGGGCGCGCAGCTGAAGTCCGCGCTGGAGAACGCCGTGCTGGGCGCGGCGCCCGACGCGCACATCTCGGGGATGGGGGTGACGTGGGACCCCGCCGCGCCCGCCGGTCGCCGCGTTCGCGAGGTCCGGCTGTCGGACGGGCGCGTGGTGGCGGATGCCGACACCGTCACCCTGGCGGTGACGGAGTTCCTGGCCGGCGGCGGCGACCGCTTCACCTCGCTCATGGAGGCGCCGCGGACCGCCACGTCGTGGATCGACCTGGACGCGCTGATCGCCTACCTGCAGTCGCTGCCGCAGCCGATCGCGGCCCCCGCGGTGGGGCGGTGGAGAACGGTCCCGTAG
- a CDS encoding DUF2254 domain-containing protein — translation MKLKLLHLIETLRSTYWFIPTIMAVLAGVGAVLLVQVDRFLSARFVDQLGWIYSGGPEGARAMLSVVAGSVIGTAGVTFSITIAALSLASTQLGPRILYNFMRDTGNQFVLGTFIATFVFCVLVLRTIRGADESGRFVPAISITLGLALGLLSMGVLIYFIHHVAVSIQAPNVVAVIGRDLADEVEREFAPENGIPPEKRTPGLPDEFDRDAAVVESTADGYVQALDENALVEIARRADLLLVIERRPGKFVPEGMPLVRAWPAERMNLGWESDIRSRFVLGWQRTSEQDVEFAADQLSEVAIRALSPAINDPFTAMGCLDWLGAALCRAAHGRTPDPVRVDDEGRVRVVYRHPITFSGLADAAFVQIRQFGARSPSVMLRMLEVITTVIRSTRGDRDEIQVLLEHAETIRRAALDNAEEPRDRHDIEERYQTLLRAAGVMLGEVAQA, via the coding sequence GTGAAGCTCAAGCTGCTGCACCTGATCGAAACGCTGCGCTCCACCTACTGGTTCATCCCCACGATCATGGCCGTGCTCGCGGGGGTGGGAGCCGTGCTGCTGGTGCAGGTGGACCGCTTTCTTTCCGCCCGGTTCGTCGACCAGCTCGGGTGGATCTATTCCGGCGGGCCAGAGGGCGCGCGGGCCATGCTCAGCGTCGTCGCGGGCTCGGTGATCGGAACGGCGGGGGTGACGTTCTCCATCACCATCGCCGCGCTATCGCTCGCCAGCACGCAGCTCGGGCCGCGCATCCTGTACAACTTCATGCGCGATACGGGCAACCAGTTCGTGCTGGGCACCTTCATCGCCACGTTCGTCTTTTGCGTGCTCGTGCTGCGCACCATCCGCGGCGCGGACGAGTCCGGGCGCTTCGTCCCGGCCATCTCCATCACCCTGGGGCTGGCGCTGGGGCTGCTGAGCATGGGCGTGCTGATCTACTTCATCCACCACGTGGCCGTTTCCATCCAGGCACCCAACGTGGTGGCGGTGATCGGGCGCGACCTGGCCGACGAGGTGGAGCGCGAGTTCGCGCCGGAGAACGGCATTCCGCCCGAGAAGCGCACGCCCGGGTTGCCCGACGAGTTCGACCGCGACGCGGCCGTGGTGGAAAGCACCGCCGACGGCTACGTGCAGGCGCTGGACGAGAACGCGCTGGTGGAGATCGCCCGGCGGGCCGACCTGCTGCTGGTGATCGAGCGGCGGCCGGGCAAGTTCGTGCCCGAGGGGATGCCGCTGGTGCGCGCGTGGCCCGCGGAGCGCATGAACCTGGGGTGGGAAAGCGACATCCGCAGCCGCTTCGTGCTGGGATGGCAGCGGACGTCGGAGCAGGACGTGGAGTTTGCCGCCGACCAGCTGAGCGAGGTGGCCATCCGCGCGCTGTCGCCGGCCATCAACGACCCGTTCACCGCCATGGGGTGCCTGGACTGGCTGGGCGCCGCCCTGTGCCGCGCCGCCCATGGGCGCACCCCCGACCCCGTGCGCGTCGACGACGAGGGCCGCGTGCGGGTGGTCTACCGTCACCCGATCACCTTCTCCGGCTTGGCCGACGCGGCCTTCGTGCAGATCCGCCAGTTCGGCGCCCGCAGCCCGTCGGTGATGCTTCGCATGCTGGAGGTGATCACCACCGTCATCCGCAGCACCCGCGGTGACCGCGACGAGATCCAGGTCCTGCTGGAGCACGCGGAAACCATCCGCCGGGCGGCGCTGGACAACGCCGAAGAGCCGCGCGACCGCCACGACATCGAGGAGCGCTACCAGACCCTTCTGCGGGCCGCCGGGGTGATGCTCGGCGAGGTCGCGCAAGCGTGA
- a CDS encoding trypsin-like peptidase domain-containing protein → MSRKSLIPALLILPLAAACGGGASANEPVAREDGLAVLREPPPARPVEAARLGSAVQEARRTAIVAAAERVAPAVVSVNVLRRERVVPRSMWEEMMIPPGAEREVAGLGSGFIITPEGLVITNEHVVRAASEVMVTLPDGREFDADVVGADEVNDLALLRIRGGRGLPVAPLGNSDGLMIGEWVIAIGNPFGFLLSNPEPSVSAGVVSAVGRNIGGAGGQRSVSLDLIQTDASINPGNSGGALVNALGEVVGVNSSILSSTGGSEGLGFAIPINRARRIALDLADDGRYRRAWIGADVEAVRAEGPRRLAEVRISQVVAGSPAERAGLRRGMRVVSIGAKRIRTPLDWQAGLLNAAYGEPLEVRVMEGGRERTIRVQPGDLPSMGAERIQALRDFQLVTLTPAIRAERGLQSEQGALIVGLSDAARQLGLREGDLILQINRVRVSTAEEAARMLGQLTGTGVVMYVEREGRLAATQFMLGS, encoded by the coding sequence ATGTCTCGCAAGTCGCTGATCCCGGCACTCCTGATCCTGCCGCTCGCCGCCGCGTGCGGGGGAGGCGCCAGCGCCAACGAGCCGGTGGCCCGGGAAGACGGCTTGGCCGTGCTGCGCGAGCCGCCCCCGGCCCGCCCGGTGGAGGCGGCCCGGCTCGGAAGTGCCGTGCAGGAGGCTCGGCGCACCGCCATCGTGGCCGCGGCCGAGCGCGTGGCGCCGGCGGTGGTGAGCGTGAACGTGCTGCGGCGCGAGCGCGTGGTGCCGCGCAGCATGTGGGAAGAGATGATGATTCCGCCCGGCGCCGAGCGGGAGGTGGCGGGCTTGGGCTCGGGGTTCATCATCACCCCCGAGGGTCTGGTGATCACCAACGAGCACGTGGTGCGCGCCGCCTCCGAGGTGATGGTGACGCTTCCCGATGGCCGCGAATTCGACGCCGACGTGGTGGGCGCCGACGAGGTGAACGACCTGGCGCTGCTGCGCATCCGGGGCGGGCGCGGGCTGCCCGTGGCGCCGCTGGGCAACAGCGACGGGCTGATGATCGGCGAGTGGGTTATCGCCATCGGCAACCCGTTCGGATTCCTGCTCAGCAACCCGGAACCCTCCGTCAGCGCGGGGGTGGTCAGCGCGGTGGGGCGCAACATCGGGGGTGCCGGCGGGCAGCGCAGCGTGTCGCTGGACCTCATCCAGACCGACGCCTCCATCAACCCCGGCAACTCGGGCGGGGCTCTGGTGAACGCGCTGGGCGAGGTGGTGGGCGTGAACTCGTCGATCCTTTCCAGCACCGGCGGCAGCGAGGGACTGGGCTTCGCCATCCCCATCAACCGCGCGCGCCGGATTGCGCTGGACCTGGCGGACGACGGCCGCTACCGCCGCGCCTGGATCGGCGCCGACGTCGAGGCCGTGCGCGCCGAGGGGCCGCGCCGCCTGGCCGAGGTGCGCATTTCCCAGGTGGTCGCGGGCTCGCCCGCCGAGCGCGCCGGGCTGCGGCGGGGGATGCGCGTGGTGTCCATCGGCGCCAAGCGCATCCGCACGCCGCTGGACTGGCAGGCGGGGCTGCTGAACGCGGCGTACGGCGAGCCGCTGGAGGTGCGGGTGATGGAAGGTGGACGCGAGCGCACGATCCGCGTGCAGCCGGGAGACCTGCCGTCGATGGGCGCGGAGCGCATCCAGGCGCTGCGCGACTTCCAGCTGGTGACGCTCACTCCGGCCATCCGCGCCGAGCGCGGCCTGCAGAGCGAGCAGGGCGCGCTGATCGTGGGCCTGTCCGACGCGGCGCGGCAGCTGGGGCTGAGGGAGGGCGACCTGATCCTGCAGATCAACCGCGTGCGCGTTTCCACCGCCGAAGAGGCCGCGCGCATGCTGGGGCAGCTGACGGGGACCGGCGTGGTGATGTACGTGGAGCGCGAAGGCCGGCTGGCCGCCACCCAGTTCATGCTGGGGAGCTGA